In Oncorhynchus mykiss isolate Arlee chromosome 1, USDA_OmykA_1.1, whole genome shotgun sequence, the following proteins share a genomic window:
- the slc29a1a gene encoding equilibrative nucleoside transporter 1a, which yields MTAINAPQDKYNAVWIIFFILGLGTLLPWNFFMTATMYFTSRLKDPAIEGSVNLTANATVVEADTRNVLESKFNNVMTLCAMVPLLIFTCLNSFIHQRIPQNFRIAGSLSVILLVFLLTAVLVKVDMSPLPFFCLTMIKIICINSFGAVLQGSLFGLAGMLPASYTAPIMSGQGLAGTFAAFSMICALASGSALQDSAFGYFITACVVVFLAILSYFALPRMDFFQYYLESNGSRPAGRDEENKMDLLEKDSPAQKRPVVSVTEEETRSNISVFAIFKRIWVMALSVCFVFTITIGTFPAVTVDVRSTVADGGAWDKYFIPVSCFLLFNVMDWAGRSLTAVCMWPGKDSIILPVMVGLRVVFVPLFMLCNVQPRNYLPVPFAHDAWYILFMIFFSFSNGYLASLCMCFGPKKVAQHEAETAGAIMAFFLSLGLALGAALSFVFRIII from the exons ATGACAGCCATCAATGCTCCACAGGACAA GTATAATGCGGTGTGGATAATTTTCTTCATCCTTGGCTTGGGAACCCTCCTGCCATGGAACTTCTTCATGACTGCAACCATG TACTTCACCAGCCGACTGAAGGACCCGGCCATCGAAGGCTCAGTGAATCTGACGGCCAACGCCACGGTAGTGGAGGCAGACACGAGGAATGTCCTGGAGTCCAAGTTCAACAATGTGATGACCCTGTGTGCCATGGTGCCCCTGCTCATCTTCACCTGCCTTAACTCCTTCATCCACCAGAG GATCCCTCAGAATTTCCGTATCGCCGGCTCCCTGTCTGTGATCCTGTTGGTGTTCCTGTTGACGGCGGTGCTGGTCAAAGTGGACATGAGCCCTCTCCCCTTCTTCTGTCTCACCATGATCAAAATTATCTGCATCAATT CGTTTGGGGCAGTGCTGCAGGGCAGTTTGTTTGGTCTGGCTGGGATGCTGCCGGCCTCCTACACTGCACCTATCATGAGTGGACAGGGCCTCGCCGGGACCTTCGCTGCCTTCTCTATGATCTGTGCCCTGGCCA GTGGCTCGGCCCTACAGGACAGTGCCTTTGGCTACTTCATCACAGCGTGCGTGGTCGTCTTCCTGGCCATCTTGTCCTACTTTGCTCTGCCCAGAATG GACTTTTTCCAGTACTACCTGGAAAGTAATGGATCCAGGCCAGCCGGCAGAGATGAAGAGAACAAGATGGACCTTTTGGAAAAAG ACAGCCCAGCACAGAAGAGGCCGGTGGTCAGTGTGACAGAGGAGGAAACCAGGTCCAACATATCTGTGTTTGCCATCTTTAAACGG ATCTGGGTAATGGCCCTTTCTGTGTGCTTCGTGTTCACCATCACCATCGGAACATTCCCTGCAGTCACAGTTGACGTCAGGTCCACCGTGGCCGATGGGGGAGCCTGGG ATAAATACTTCATCCCTGTGTCGTGTTTCCTGCTCTTCAACGTGATGGACTGGGCAGGCAGAAGTCTGACGGCCGTGTGTATGTGG CCCGGTAAGGACAGCATCATCCTGCCAGTCATGGTGGGTCTCCGTGTGGTCTTCGTGCCTCTCTTCATGCTGTGTAACGTCCAGCCCAGGAACTACCTGCCCGTGCCATTCGCCCACGACGCCTGGTACATCCTCTTCATGATCTTCTTCTCCTTCAGCAACGGATACCTGGCCAGCCTCTGCATGTGCTTCGGACCAAA GAAAGTGGCACAACATGAAGCGGAGACAGCCGGTGCCATCATGGCGTTCTTCCTGTCTCTGGGTTTGGCTCTGGGAGCAGCCCTGTCCTTCGTCTTCAGAATCATTATCTAG